The following are from one region of the Pseudohongiella spirulinae genome:
- the pdhA gene encoding pyruvate dehydrogenase (acetyl-transferring) E1 component subunit alpha has translation MSDKTKVKLSQAHVRELLRAMIRIRRFEAKCAELYTQEKIRGFLHLYDGEEANAVGVMSALEPQDRVVATYREHGHALARGVSMDSIMAEMYGKATGCSGGRGGSMHLFDADTNFYGGNAIVAGGLPLAAGLALGDRMQGESRVTACFFGEGAAAEGEFHETLNLAALWSLPVLFVCENNRYAMGSALERTQSGGQVSDKAKAYGIKSESVDGMDVVAVERAARCMVSEIRQTSQPQLLECNTYRFRAHSMFDPELYRDKSEVREWRKKGPIVRFQRWLLENGMIHEEEISAIESEVDAEIDAAVQSAEQAPWEPEETLTRHVMADDNPPFPELQPPSEETIEISYRDAMRAAIMDAMLRDERVFLMGEDVGAYGGGFAVSKGLMQEFGEERIRDTPLSESAFTGAGIGAAMTGMKPIIEIMTVNFSLLALDQIMNTAATIRHMSGGQFSAPVVIRMTTGGGRQLAAQHSHSLEGWYAHIPGLRVLAPATLEDARGMLWTALQQSDPVLIFENIMYYNNVGLLAGNAGAVDIDRAIVRRKGSDLTLITYGGSLFKTLEAADELAEQGIKADVIDLRTLRPLDDETIIQSVSQTRRAVIVDEGWRSGSLSAEIAARIMEHCFWRLDAPVGRVCSAEVPIPYAGHLEKAALPQVSQIIAAARAVMGEAP, from the coding sequence ATGAGTGACAAGACCAAGGTAAAACTGTCTCAGGCCCATGTGCGTGAATTGTTGCGTGCGATGATCCGTATTCGTCGTTTCGAGGCCAAATGTGCCGAACTGTATACACAGGAAAAAATACGCGGATTCCTGCATTTGTATGACGGAGAAGAAGCTAATGCCGTCGGCGTCATGTCGGCGCTTGAGCCGCAGGATCGTGTGGTGGCGACCTATCGCGAACACGGTCATGCGCTTGCGCGAGGTGTGTCCATGGACAGTATCATGGCCGAAATGTATGGCAAGGCCACGGGTTGTTCCGGCGGGCGTGGTGGTTCCATGCACCTGTTTGATGCGGACACCAATTTTTACGGTGGCAATGCCATTGTGGCAGGCGGATTGCCGCTGGCCGCTGGCTTGGCGCTTGGTGACAGGATGCAAGGCGAGTCGCGCGTCACGGCTTGTTTTTTCGGAGAAGGTGCGGCCGCGGAAGGTGAGTTTCACGAGACATTGAATCTGGCGGCATTATGGTCATTGCCGGTGCTGTTCGTTTGTGAAAACAATCGCTACGCAATGGGCTCTGCGCTGGAGCGCACCCAGTCTGGAGGCCAGGTCAGTGATAAGGCAAAAGCGTACGGAATAAAGTCTGAGTCGGTGGATGGCATGGACGTGGTCGCGGTAGAGCGCGCTGCGCGTTGCATGGTGAGCGAAATAAGGCAAACATCGCAGCCGCAATTATTGGAATGCAATACCTACCGTTTTCGTGCTCACTCCATGTTTGACCCGGAGCTGTATCGTGACAAGTCCGAGGTGCGCGAATGGCGCAAAAAGGGCCCAATAGTCCGCTTTCAGCGCTGGTTGCTGGAAAACGGGATGATTCATGAGGAAGAAATCAGTGCTATCGAATCTGAAGTTGATGCTGAGATAGACGCTGCCGTACAGAGTGCCGAGCAGGCACCGTGGGAGCCGGAAGAGACTCTGACCAGGCATGTCATGGCCGATGACAATCCGCCATTCCCGGAATTGCAGCCTCCTTCGGAAGAAACAATCGAAATAAGCTACCGCGATGCGATGCGGGCGGCCATCATGGACGCCATGCTGCGTGACGAGCGGGTGTTTCTTATGGGTGAGGATGTAGGCGCCTATGGTGGAGGCTTTGCTGTATCCAAAGGACTGATGCAGGAATTTGGTGAAGAGAGAATCCGTGACACCCCGCTGTCCGAGTCAGCATTTACGGGCGCTGGCATAGGCGCGGCAATGACAGGCATGAAACCCATCATTGAAATCATGACAGTCAATTTCAGCCTGCTGGCGCTGGATCAGATCATGAATACGGCGGCAACCATCCGTCACATGTCTGGAGGGCAGTTCAGCGCGCCGGTGGTGATCCGCATGACCACCGGTGGCGGGCGACAGTTGGCCGCTCAGCATAGCCATTCGCTGGAAGGCTGGTACGCGCATATTCCCGGTCTGCGTGTTCTGGCACCTGCCACGCTGGAAGATGCGCGCGGCATGTTGTGGACGGCGCTGCAACAATCCGACCCGGTGCTTATTTTCGAAAACATCATGTACTACAACAATGTGGGTTTGCTGGCTGGCAATGCAGGCGCTGTAGATATTGACCGCGCAATCGTGCGACGCAAGGGAAGTGACCTGACGCTGATCACTTACGGTGGTTCCCTGTTCAAAACGCTTGAAGCGGCCGATGAATTGGCAGAACAGGGCATTAAGGCCGATGTGATTGATCTGCGCACCTTGCGCCCGCTGGATGATGAAACAATTATTCAGTCTGTGTCGCAGACCCGGCGTGCTGTAATTGTAGATGAGGGCTGGCGCAGCGGTTCACTGTCAGCTGAAATTGCTGCCCGTATTATGGAGCATTGTTTCTGGCGGCTGGATGCGCCAGTAGGTCGGGTTTGCTCTGCCGAGGTACCCATCCCCTACGCGGGTCACCTGGAGAAAGCCGCATTGCCGCAGGTGTCACAGATTATCGCGGCGGCCAGGGCAGTGATGGGAGAGGCGCCATGA
- the acsA gene encoding acetate--CoA ligase → MTDAKVYAVIHKTDAERAAAPDSEQAQYRPADLPDGGLNIAHEAVDRHVADGYGEQIAIRWLGRDGGRAEISYAQLALDAARFANVLNTHGLVRGDRLFALMGRVPALYAAALGTLKAGLSFTPMFAAFGPEPIRSRMEIGSASVLLTTAALYRRKIADWRHELPGLKRVLIIGEDVPEDCVGLDAAMVGAADDFATVPTRADEMALLHFTSGTTGKPKGAVHVHGAVVAHAETGRIALDLHPGDVYWCTADPGWVTGTSYGIISPLVNRTTMIVDEAEFDLERWYGILEREKVQVWYTAPTAIRMMMRAGKAAAQGYDFSALRFLSSVGEPLNAECVIWAMEVFGKPFHDNWWQTETGGIMIANTPAMDIKPGSMGKPLPGITAAVVETEGQTLRKLDAGEIGELALRAGWPSMMRAYLHEEQRYAKCFVDGWYLTGDLALRDRDGYYWFVGRADDLIKSSGHLIGPFEVESALIEHDAVAEAAVVGIPDETAGEVVKAYVTLNAGYSADEALERDIRGHARKRLGSAVAPREIVFRHSLPKTRSGKIMRRLLRARELGLPEGDISTLESDDA, encoded by the coding sequence ATGACAGACGCAAAAGTGTATGCAGTGATTCACAAGACTGATGCCGAACGTGCCGCGGCACCCGACAGCGAGCAGGCGCAGTACCGACCGGCCGACTTGCCTGACGGCGGACTCAATATTGCCCATGAAGCGGTGGATCGTCATGTGGCCGACGGCTATGGGGAACAGATCGCCATCCGCTGGCTGGGGCGTGATGGCGGACGAGCAGAGATCAGTTACGCTCAACTGGCCCTGGACGCCGCACGTTTTGCCAATGTGCTGAACACACATGGACTGGTGCGTGGCGACCGCCTGTTTGCATTAATGGGCCGGGTGCCCGCACTTTACGCAGCTGCGCTGGGAACGCTAAAGGCAGGTTTGAGTTTTACGCCGATGTTTGCCGCTTTTGGCCCGGAACCGATTCGTTCACGTATGGAGATCGGTTCCGCCAGTGTACTGCTGACCACTGCGGCGCTATACCGCCGCAAGATTGCTGACTGGCGCCATGAGTTACCAGGATTGAAACGGGTGCTGATTATCGGTGAGGATGTACCGGAAGACTGTGTGGGTCTCGACGCTGCGATGGTCGGCGCCGCCGATGATTTTGCCACCGTGCCGACCCGAGCGGATGAGATGGCGCTGCTGCATTTTACCTCGGGAACCACAGGTAAACCCAAAGGTGCCGTGCATGTACATGGCGCTGTTGTTGCACATGCTGAAACCGGACGGATTGCACTGGATTTGCATCCGGGTGATGTCTATTGGTGCACGGCAGATCCGGGCTGGGTAACCGGAACCAGCTACGGCATTATTTCGCCGCTGGTTAATCGTACAACCATGATTGTGGATGAAGCAGAATTCGATCTGGAACGCTGGTACGGCATTCTGGAGCGGGAAAAAGTCCAGGTGTGGTATACCGCCCCAACGGCAATTCGCATGATGATGCGGGCAGGCAAAGCGGCGGCACAGGGATATGATTTTTCGGCGCTGCGCTTTTTGTCAAGTGTCGGTGAACCCCTCAATGCTGAATGCGTGATCTGGGCAATGGAGGTATTTGGCAAACCATTCCACGATAACTGGTGGCAGACAGAAACCGGTGGCATCATGATTGCCAATACGCCGGCCATGGATATCAAACCCGGTTCCATGGGTAAACCGCTACCAGGAATTACCGCAGCCGTTGTGGAAACCGAGGGTCAGACGCTGCGCAAGCTGGATGCCGGTGAAATAGGTGAGCTGGCACTGCGAGCCGGCTGGCCATCTATGATGCGGGCTTATCTGCATGAAGAGCAACGTTACGCAAAATGTTTTGTTGATGGGTGGTATCTGACCGGAGATCTCGCGCTGCGTGATCGTGACGGTTATTACTGGTTTGTTGGCCGCGCTGATGATTTGATCAAAAGTTCAGGGCACTTGATCGGACCATTTGAAGTGGAAAGTGCACTGATCGAGCATGATGCCGTGGCCGAAGCGGCGGTAGTCGGCATTCCTGATGAGACAGCCGGTGAGGTGGTTAAAGCCTATGTCACCCTCAACGCCGGTTACAGTGCTGACGAGGCGCTGGAGAGAGATATTCGTGGACATGCCCGTAAGCGTCTTGGCTCCGCGGTGGCACCTCGAGAGATTGTATTTCGTCATAGTCTGCCCAAAACACGCTCCGGAAAAATCATGCGTCGCCTGCTGCGGGCTCGAGAGCTGGGTTTGCCGGAAGGTGATATTTCTACCCTGGAGAGTGATGACGCATGA
- a CDS encoding carboxylesterase/lipase family protein, with translation MQRLTSLMIGTIALAGSAMAQVADDITPVRVTLDAGVLVGQQENNVHVFRGVPYAKPPVGDLRWRAPVAPDPWPGERLALTHEPPCTQPVTLDGRPNGGGVAGMQSEDCLYLTAFVPPDAQNAPIVVWMHGGASFLGAGHLGSYDGTSNAQNGVITVSINYRLGPMANFNHPALSNAADSDEALGNFALTDAVAALEWVQRNAEALGGDPENVTIAGQSAGGAMVMDLLSIPSAKGLFHKAVVQSGALLRPGQSLADAEQRGVQAMSALSLSEDITPDQLRSISAQTFSYNQATRAGLGTVIDGRFRPVSTLEAMQAGDEIDVPVLVGSNTGERGFNSARRVASLAGDSGAGAWLYSFDYVPGFRTEWTNGPIHSAELMFTFDSIDSSGWAMGPNGRAGGEDREVAAMVQSCWLAFYKMDLAAKSINCAGGTEWPAYTEASDAAMQFSGTARVVKSEEIPDGP, from the coding sequence ATGCAGCGTTTGACATCTCTCATGATTGGCACCATTGCCTTGGCGGGCAGCGCCATGGCACAGGTTGCCGACGACATCACCCCCGTCAGGGTCACCCTAGATGCCGGTGTCCTGGTCGGACAACAGGAAAACAATGTCCATGTGTTCCGTGGTGTACCCTACGCCAAACCGCCCGTGGGCGACTTGCGATGGCGTGCTCCGGTTGCACCGGACCCGTGGCCGGGTGAGCGTCTGGCGCTCACGCATGAACCACCCTGCACGCAACCCGTCACGCTGGATGGTCGCCCTAACGGCGGTGGTGTCGCCGGCATGCAGTCGGAAGACTGTCTATACCTGACGGCCTTTGTGCCGCCTGATGCGCAAAACGCCCCCATTGTTGTCTGGATGCACGGTGGTGCTTCCTTCCTGGGTGCCGGTCACCTTGGCTCCTATGATGGCACCTCTAATGCTCAGAACGGTGTCATTACTGTTTCCATCAATTACCGTCTGGGGCCGATGGCCAATTTTAACCACCCGGCGCTGAGTAACGCCGCTGACAGCGATGAGGCTCTGGGCAACTTTGCACTGACCGATGCTGTAGCTGCCCTTGAGTGGGTCCAACGCAATGCTGAAGCTCTGGGTGGTGATCCTGAAAACGTCACGATTGCCGGCCAGTCTGCCGGTGGTGCCATGGTGATGGATTTGCTTTCCATTCCGTCAGCCAAAGGCTTGTTCCACAAGGCTGTGGTGCAATCCGGTGCCTTGCTTCGCCCCGGCCAGTCTCTGGCTGACGCTGAGCAACGCGGCGTGCAGGCAATGAGTGCGCTGAGTCTGTCAGAAGATATCACCCCAGATCAGCTGCGCTCCATTTCTGCACAAACTTTCAGCTATAACCAGGCCACACGGGCCGGACTGGGCACCGTCATTGATGGACGCTTCCGTCCAGTGTCTACTCTGGAGGCCATGCAGGCGGGCGATGAAATCGATGTGCCGGTTCTGGTCGGGTCCAACACCGGGGAGCGTGGCTTTAACAGTGCCCGCCGCGTAGCCAGTCTTGCCGGCGACTCTGGTGCCGGTGCCTGGTTATACAGTTTTGATTATGTTCCCGGTTTCCGCACGGAGTGGACCAATGGTCCCATTCACTCGGCAGAGCTGATGTTTACCTTTGACTCCATTGATTCATCAGGCTGGGCCATGGGCCCCAATGGCAGAGCAGGTGGAGAAGACAGGGAAGTGGCCGCCATGGTTCAGTCCTGCTGGCTGGCCTTCTACAAAATGGACCTCGCAGCCAAATCCATCAACTGTGCAGGTGGCACAGAATGGCCAGCGTATACTGAGGCATCGGACGCCGCCATGCAGTTCTCTGGTACGGCACGGGTTGTGAAGTCTGAGGAGATTCCTGACGGGCCGTAA
- a CDS encoding Rid family hydrolase, which produces MKALKLLSLAAVLAGVFATPAAMVAAQEIERKGEGRHFYTTIRVPANAEFLYLSGSGASRMEDGTWGDMEQQTIDTFNGFKETLEAEGWSMSDIIQVRAFGVAGDDGTVDFDGFNRGYRQFFGTEENPMKPVRSFVEIKDLVVDGWLIEIEIRAARVPR; this is translated from the coding sequence ATGAAAGCACTGAAGTTATTGTCTCTGGCAGCCGTACTGGCGGGCGTATTTGCAACACCCGCAGCAATGGTCGCGGCGCAGGAGATTGAGCGCAAAGGCGAAGGCCGGCACTTTTACACCACCATCCGTGTTCCTGCCAATGCCGAATTCCTGTATCTGAGCGGCTCTGGCGCATCGCGAATGGAAGACGGCACATGGGGAGACATGGAACAGCAGACCATCGACACCTTCAACGGCTTCAAGGAAACGCTGGAAGCAGAAGGCTGGTCAATGTCCGACATCATCCAGGTGCGAGCTTTCGGTGTAGCCGGTGACGATGGCACGGTAGATTTTGATGGTTTCAATCGCGGCTACCGCCAGTTCTTCGGAACCGAGGAAAACCCCATGAAACCAGTTCGCTCATTTGTAGAGATCAAAGACCTGGTGGTAGATGGCTGGCTGATTGAAATTGAGATTCGTGCGGCGCGCGTGCCCAGATAA
- the ppsA gene encoding phosphoenolpyruvate synthase, which translates to MPEHCESVILFDALDRTDLPRVGGKNASLGEMISRLGAAGVLVPPGFATTSEAYWRFVESNNLRETLSQAIDAFQTGDATLALTGKLLRDAFLRGRWPDDIADAISTAYGDLCLQAGGTDVPVAVRSSATAEDLPDASFAGQQETFLNISGQAALLDACRRCFASLFTDRAISYRETHGFDHLKVALSVGVQLMVRSDVGGAGVMFSIDTETGFEKVVVIDAAWGLGETVVQGSVDPDEYLVFKPLLSDPELTPIVQKRRGTKRRKMVYAPQTGQATQTVDTSPAEREQWVLSDAEILQLARWACVIELHYGCPMDMEWAKDGESGRLYIVQARPETVQSRRALGEFRSYRLSATGPRLVSGLSIGEAAVSGQVCRLESARDIDRFVDGAILVTGNTDPDWVPVMKRAVAIVTDHGGRTSHAAIISRELGLPAVVGTGNATELLRDGQSITVSCAEGDQGHIYEGVAQIDSVVLDTANMAETRTKIMLNLADPAAAFRWWRLPADGVGLVRMEFVISNHIKVHPMALVKYAELSDEAARREIDDLTAGYNDKSAYFVDSLARGLARIAAAFYPHPAIIRMSDFKTNEYASLIGGAQFEPPEENPMLGFRGASRYYSPRYQAGFALECLAIKKLREELGFSNVIVMIPFCRTVGEADKVLDVMAQNGLVRGENGLQVYVMCEIPSNVILAEEFATRFDGFSIGSNDLTQLTLGIDRDSEDLADLFDEDDPAVKWMISRVIGSAHKAGVKVGLCGQAPSNRPAFAAFLVESGIDSISVTPDSFVSVKMRVADMEGHGQ; encoded by the coding sequence ATGCCTGAGCATTGTGAATCCGTGATCCTTTTTGACGCGCTTGACCGCACCGATTTGCCGCGCGTGGGTGGTAAAAATGCCTCTCTGGGCGAAATGATCTCCAGATTGGGTGCCGCCGGAGTACTGGTCCCTCCCGGTTTTGCCACCACCTCTGAGGCCTACTGGCGTTTTGTTGAGTCCAATAACCTCCGTGAGACCTTAAGTCAGGCGATTGACGCATTTCAAACAGGTGACGCGACGCTGGCACTAACCGGCAAACTGTTGCGTGATGCGTTTCTGCGGGGACGGTGGCCCGACGACATTGCCGATGCTATCAGCACTGCGTATGGCGATCTGTGCCTGCAGGCGGGTGGCACCGACGTCCCGGTGGCAGTGCGCTCCAGCGCAACCGCGGAGGATTTACCCGATGCCAGTTTCGCCGGTCAGCAAGAAACCTTTCTGAATATCAGTGGCCAGGCAGCCTTACTTGATGCCTGCCGCCGCTGCTTTGCCTCCCTGTTTACCGACCGCGCTATCAGCTATAGGGAAACTCACGGTTTTGATCACCTTAAAGTGGCCCTGTCGGTAGGCGTGCAGCTTATGGTGCGTTCCGACGTCGGCGGCGCAGGTGTCATGTTCAGTATTGATACCGAGACCGGTTTTGAGAAGGTGGTGGTGATAGACGCAGCCTGGGGCCTGGGTGAGACCGTGGTGCAGGGCAGTGTTGATCCCGACGAATACCTTGTGTTCAAGCCCTTGCTGTCAGATCCCGAACTGACACCCATAGTGCAAAAACGTCGGGGCACCAAGAGGCGAAAGATGGTTTATGCCCCGCAAACCGGACAAGCCACACAGACGGTGGATACCTCACCTGCAGAGCGTGAGCAATGGGTATTGAGCGATGCTGAGATCCTGCAGCTGGCACGTTGGGCCTGTGTTATTGAATTACATTATGGCTGTCCGATGGACATGGAATGGGCAAAAGACGGCGAATCGGGCAGGCTTTACATCGTGCAGGCACGACCGGAAACCGTGCAGTCGCGGCGGGCGCTGGGTGAGTTCAGGAGTTATCGTCTGAGCGCAACGGGCCCACGCCTGGTCAGCGGTCTGAGCATTGGAGAGGCGGCCGTGAGTGGTCAAGTCTGCCGACTGGAAAGTGCTCGCGATATTGATCGTTTTGTTGATGGCGCCATTCTGGTCACTGGTAATACCGATCCCGATTGGGTGCCGGTCATGAAACGTGCCGTCGCTATTGTCACTGACCACGGCGGGCGCACATCACACGCAGCCATCATCAGCCGTGAACTGGGGTTGCCCGCGGTGGTGGGCACAGGCAACGCGACTGAGTTATTGAGAGACGGACAGTCAATCACTGTATCCTGCGCTGAAGGTGATCAAGGACATATCTATGAGGGTGTCGCGCAGATTGACAGTGTGGTGCTCGATACGGCGAATATGGCTGAAACCCGCACTAAAATTATGCTGAACCTGGCTGATCCGGCTGCTGCGTTCCGTTGGTGGCGACTGCCCGCCGATGGTGTAGGTCTGGTACGCATGGAATTTGTGATCAGCAACCACATTAAGGTGCATCCGATGGCATTGGTGAAATATGCCGAGTTGAGCGACGAAGCAGCGCGTCGCGAAATCGATGATCTGACTGCCGGTTACAACGACAAATCCGCTTACTTTGTTGACTCCTTGGCAAGGGGACTGGCGCGGATCGCAGCGGCGTTCTATCCGCACCCAGCCATTATTCGCATGAGTGACTTTAAAACCAATGAGTACGCCAGTCTTATTGGTGGTGCACAGTTTGAGCCGCCTGAGGAGAACCCCATGCTTGGGTTCCGTGGCGCATCGCGTTATTACTCGCCGCGTTACCAGGCCGGTTTTGCTCTTGAGTGTCTTGCCATCAAGAAACTGCGTGAGGAGCTGGGATTCAGCAACGTGATTGTGATGATTCCCTTCTGTCGTACCGTGGGTGAAGCGGACAAGGTGCTGGATGTGATGGCGCAGAATGGCCTGGTACGGGGTGAAAATGGTCTTCAGGTTTATGTCATGTGTGAGATCCCTTCGAATGTCATTCTGGCAGAAGAGTTTGCGACACGATTTGATGGTTTCTCGATTGGCTCCAATGATCTTACCCAGCTTACCCTGGGTATCGATCGTGATTCAGAAGATCTTGCTGATTTATTCGACGAAGACGATCCGGCCGTGAAATGGATGATTAGCCGTGTTATCGGCTCGGCTCATAAGGCGGGGGTTAAAGTCGGTTTGTGCGGGCAGGCGCCGAGCAACCGACCGGCGTTTGCGGCTTTTCTGGTGGAGTCCGGAATTGATTCAATTTCGGTGACGCCGGATAGTTTTGTGTCGGTAAAAATGCGTGTCGCGGACATGGAAGGGCACGGTCAATGA
- a CDS encoding dihydrolipoamide acetyltransferase family protein: protein MSVFKMPSLGADMESGELIEWLVKPGDTVAKGDVIAVVETHKGAIEIEIFEAGVVESLDVQVGESVPVGTPMAVIRAAGEAVVENEKDGPVGETVASEKQGIKKQGDQIEKVEARQVEKQKSQKQPQKITAARAAADGQQLASPAARVRAADAGADLADIPGTGPGGAVLLNDVEHWLSLAEKPAAQPDANAEAAETRQSSSLKPGLYMAMMRQAIAAAMSRAKREIPHYYLSHRIDLQAATDWLAARNAERDPEQRLLMAAMFVRATVLAVRKVPELNGTFEDGVFSGADTVNCGLAISMRGGGLIAPALMDAGSKNLDDLMLAMRDAVVRTRTGRLRNSEVTQGTITVSSMGDNGTDSLLGVIYPPQVALVGFGTPARRPWVIEDEVQVRTVVDVTLAADHRVSDGRRGARLLTEIERLLGEPDLL, encoded by the coding sequence ATGAGTGTATTTAAAATGCCTTCGCTGGGCGCCGACATGGAATCGGGTGAACTGATTGAGTGGCTGGTAAAACCCGGCGACACCGTCGCAAAAGGCGATGTTATCGCCGTCGTGGAGACCCACAAGGGTGCCATCGAGATTGAAATATTTGAGGCAGGAGTGGTTGAAAGTCTGGATGTACAGGTCGGGGAATCGGTGCCGGTAGGCACGCCGATGGCTGTTATTCGTGCAGCCGGTGAAGCGGTTGTGGAGAATGAGAAAGATGGGCCGGTTGGCGAAACAGTCGCATCGGAAAAGCAGGGGATAAAAAAGCAGGGCGATCAAATAGAAAAAGTGGAAGCCCGTCAGGTAGAAAAACAGAAGTCTCAGAAACAACCCCAAAAAATCACCGCTGCACGGGCGGCTGCTGACGGACAACAACTGGCTTCACCGGCTGCCAGAGTGCGCGCGGCAGACGCGGGCGCAGATCTGGCAGATATACCGGGTACCGGGCCAGGCGGTGCCGTGTTGCTGAATGATGTGGAGCATTGGTTATCCTTGGCGGAAAAACCCGCCGCGCAGCCAGATGCCAATGCGGAGGCAGCCGAAACACGCCAATCTTCCTCGCTTAAACCGGGGTTGTACATGGCGATGATGCGCCAGGCCATTGCGGCAGCCATGAGTCGTGCCAAACGCGAGATTCCCCATTACTATCTATCTCATCGTATCGATTTACAGGCTGCCACGGACTGGTTGGCTGCCCGCAATGCTGAACGTGATCCCGAGCAACGTCTGCTGATGGCCGCGATGTTTGTCAGAGCAACAGTATTGGCTGTCAGAAAAGTGCCTGAACTCAATGGCACCTTTGAGGACGGTGTCTTCTCCGGGGCGGATACGGTTAATTGTGGTCTGGCGATTTCCATGCGTGGTGGCGGCCTGATCGCTCCGGCTTTGATGGATGCCGGAAGCAAAAATCTGGATGACTTGATGCTTGCCATGCGCGATGCGGTCGTTCGCACCAGAACCGGACGATTGCGTAATTCAGAGGTCACGCAGGGCACCATTACGGTGTCGAGCATGGGCGATAACGGCACCGACAGCCTGCTTGGAGTAATTTATCCGCCTCAGGTCGCCCTGGTGGGTTTTGGTACTCCAGCGCGACGGCCGTGGGTGATTGAGGATGAAGTGCAGGTGCGAACAGTTGTCGATGTTACGCTGGCTGCTGATCACCGGGTCAGTGATGGGCGCCGAGGGGCCCGCCTGCTGACAGAAATTGAACGTTTACTCGGGGAGCCTGATCTATTATGA
- a CDS encoding acyl carrier protein, translated as MSAQELRSAFLDCLVAVAPDIDAATVGDNDHLQDDLELDSMDILNLVAALHKRFGVAIAESDYQQIATPDKAVKYLQQHTKS; from the coding sequence ATGAGTGCACAAGAACTGCGCAGTGCGTTTCTCGATTGTCTTGTTGCCGTCGCGCCGGATATTGACGCAGCCACGGTCGGGGATAACGATCATCTGCAGGACGATCTGGAGCTCGATTCCATGGATATTCTCAATCTGGTAGCTGCCCTGCACAAGCGTTTTGGTGTGGCGATTGCCGAATCCGACTATCAGCAGATCGCCACGCCCGACAAAGCGGTCAAGTATTTACAGCAACATACCAAATCCTGA